TGGCGATGGCCGGTTTCAACGCCTTCGGCAGTCTCGGATTCCTCGTCGGTATCCTGCTGGGCGGCACCGTCGCCGGGACGTTCGGCTACCTCACGGCGTTCGTCGTCATCGGCCTGCTGGAACTCGGCCTGGCGCTCATGACCGTCCCGGTGTTCCTCCGCCTCGACGCCGACCGAAAGGCAGTGTTCACGCGGTGACGTGGGCACGTTGCCCCAATCTCGAACCGTCGCGAGCGCCGGGGTAAGACTGGACGCTAGCTCGCGAACAGCCGCCGCTCGGCGCGTTCGTGTTCTGCAGCCAGGACGTCGACCAGTGGCGCGAACGGGGTCATCTCGTCGACGGCCCGGTCGGCGCTGTCGTCGATAGCCGCCGTCATCACCGGCTTGAGCGCGTCTAGAATCCGCTGGGCGTCGGTATGCCCGAGCGAGAGGAGGCGTTGTGCTGCCCCGAGCAGTCCGGTGACGAAGCCGTGACACGACAGCAGACAGGCCTCGCGTTCGTCGATGCCGGCGATGGCGGTGGCGACGCCCAGGACGACGGCGTAGTTCCCGGGCGCGTCGCCGTCGCCGACCCGCTCGGCGTACGTCTCGAGGAACTGCTCGTCGCGAATCTCACACTGGAGCGAGAGCAGCCGGTCGCCGGACTGCTGGGCGCTCTCGCGGAACTCCGCGGCCAGCGTCACGGCCGAGAGACGGCGGTCGGCGCGACAGACCGCGTCGAGGTCGCCACGACAGGCCGCGCTGTGGGCGGCCCGCAGCGCCACGAGGTCGGCCGGGCCGACCTGCCGGCGGAGATAGGTCTCCAGCAGTGCTTCGAGGTCCGCTGCGTCCTCGACACGGCCGTCGGCGACGAACTGTTCGAGCCCGTAGGAGACCGAGTACGTGCCGACGGGGAGAAAGGAGTCCGCCAGGCGGAACGACTCGAGAGTCGCGTCGTCGCTCATCGCTCGCCTCCGTCGATCGGGCGGACGCTGTGGGTGTGTCCGTGTTCGTGTTTGTCGTGCGTGTGGCCGTGGTCGTGTCCGCCGTCGCTGTGGCCGTGGTCGTGCCCGTCGTGCGTGTGACCGTGGGTCCCGTGGCCTCCCTCGTCGTGGTCGTGGTCCGGCGTCGCGTCGTCGAACGTCGTCGGCGGGACCGTCTCGTAGCCCACGGTGACGCCGTCGGGCAGCAGGCCGTCCAGCGCCGCTTCCATCCGCTCGCGGGAGTCGGTCACCGGAAACAGCGCCGCCGTCTCCCGGACCGCGAGGTCCCAGTGGCGGTTCCCCAGCGCGTGGCCGAGCTCGACGGCGGCGGTCACGCTCACGTCGGCCTCGGCGAAGTCCAGGACCAGCGCGTCGACCTCGGCGAGCGAGACGACGACCAGCCCGCCGTCCGCTGTCTCGAGGACGTCCCCGTCCGAGAGGTCGTCGGCGACGACGATGCCCAGGTCGGTCCCGTCCTCGGTCGTCGTCCGGACGCGCGACCGCCGCCGGTCCGTGTCCGAGAGGACCACGTGGTGTGGGTCGGTCTCGGCGAGTCGCTCGGCGACGTCGGGGTCGTCGCGGGTCCCGAGGCGTGTCTCGGCGACCAGCATCAGTACTTCCTCCCCGACGGAGCCGGTGCGTCTATCAGTTCCCGCCGCGCGCAGTCCCAGCCCGCCTGGAGCGTGGCCTGGACGGTCTCGGCCCGGTCGCCGAGCGCCCGGATGCCGACACCGGCGCCGTTCGGGAGCGCGCTGGCGCCGGCCCGCGCCTCGCCCTCGGCGACCGCCTCGTGGAGCCGGTCGCTCAGGCCGGCCGCGTCTCTGTCCGGCGCCAGGACGAACGTCGTGCCGTAGACGGTGTATTCCCCGAGGACGCCCGGCGCGTGGGGGTCGGACTCGTCGGGCACGAGGTGCGTCGTATCCTCGAACAGCAGCTCACCTGGCCCCGTCGCACGAACTCGCGAGAGGTAGCGTTCGAACGCGAACGCCTCGCCCCGTGCGAGGCGGCCGGGGACGACGATGTCACTGACGACGGCCGTCGCGCCGGGTGCGAGCGAGACATCCAGGTCCTGGACGTACCGGGAGTCCGCGTGCAGTATCGTCGGTTCGGGAACGTAGTCGAGGTGGGCGTTTCGGCCCACGGACAGGGTCGTCTCGGCGCCCGCGTAGTTGTGGTCCATCGACTGGACCTTCGTCGAGCTCTGTGTCGAGACGTGCGCGAGTGCACCGTCCTCGACGTCTATCGTCACGTCGTGGCGGTCGCCCTGCGCGATGCCGCCGGTCGGTGACTGGAGGAAGACCGTCTCGACGTCCGGATGCGGGTCGTGTCCCAGCGTCCCCGAGATGTGGAACGGCACCGTCGCGTAGTCGTAGACGAGCCGCGTTCCGCCCTCGCTCGGCGCGAACCTGAGTTCGAGGACGCCGTCCTTGCCCGGTGCACCCACGGCGGCCTGGGGCGGCACCTCGGCAGCGTAGCCCTCGAAGGCCGGGTGTGGTGCGTCGGTCGGCTTCTCGTCCTCCGATTCTCCCCTTTCTTCGGGCTCTCGGTCCGCTCGCGCGTCCGTCGCCATCAGGCGAACAGGACCCCCTCTCGAACGTGCTGCAGCACCTCGTCGATGCCCTCTTTCGCCTTGCAGTCGGTGAAGACGTACGGACCGTCCCGAACCTCGCGGGCGTCCCGTTCCATCACGTCGAGGTCCGCGCCGACGTAGGGTGCGAGGTCGGTCTTGTTCACCACCAGCAGGTCGCAGTCGACGACGCCGGGCCCGCGCTTGCGGGGGATGTCGTCGCCCTCGGCGACGCTGATGACGTACAGCGAGTAGTCGGCGAGTTCGGGGTTGAACGTCGCCGCGAGGTTGTCGCCGCCGCTCTCGATGAGCACGATGTCGAGGTCGGGATGCTCGGCGAGGAAGGCGTCTATCTGCTGGAGGTTCATCGACGGGTCCTCGCGGATGCCCGTGTGGGGACAGGCACCGGTCTCGACGCCGGCGACGAGGTCCTCGGGGACGACGCCCGCGAACCGCTCCCGCAGGCGGTCGGCGTCCTCCTGGGTGAGGATGTCGTTGGCGATGACGCCGACGTCGAGGCCCGCCTCGCGGAGTCGGGGGACCAGTTCGGTCAGCAGCGAGGTCTTGCCCGAGCCGACGGGCCCGCCGACGCCGACCGTCGCCACGTCTCGGTGTGTGAGGCTCATGTGTCCGTCCCGGGCTCCTCGCCCCCGTCGGCGGCAGCTTCCTCGCTCTCGGCGTCGGCGGCGCCCACGCTGTCGGAGCGAATCGGGTCGTGGACCGTCACCAGTTTCGTCCCGTCGGGGAAGACCGGTTCGACCTGGATCATGTCTATCATCTCCGGGACGCCCTCCATCACGTCGTCGCGGCCGAGTAGCTGGGAGGCGCCCGAGCGAATCTCGGCGACCGACTGGCCGTCGCGGCCCCGCTCGATGCACCAGTCGCTGATGTAGGCGACGGCTTCGGGGTGGTTCAGCGGGACGCCTCGCTCCTTGCGGCGTCGCGCGACTTCTGCTGCGGTGAAGACCGTGAGTCGTTCCTGCTCTTTGGGTGTGAGTTTCATAGGATGTATCGTTGTGCGAGTGGAATCTCGCTCGCTGCGTCTGACGTGACTCGCTCGCCGTCCATCTCGACCGTGAACGTCTCCGGGTCGACGTCGACGGTCGGACTGTACGTGTTCAACACGAAGTCGTCGGTCGTCAGGTCGCGGGTGTCGCTGATGGGCATGACCATCTTCGAGAGGTCGTACTTCGACCCGATGTCGTCGTCGTAGGCCTGCTGGCTGACGAACTGGACGCTGGTCACGTCCGGTGCAGAGCCGAAGGCGCCGTACTGCGGACGCATCTCGATGGGTTCGCAGGTCATCAGCGACCCGTTGGCCTCGCCCATCGCGGCGTACGCCGGGAACCCGCCCTTGATGACGGTCTCGGGCTTGATGCCGAAGAAGGCGGGGTCCCACAGGACGATGTCGGCCAGCTTCCCGGGTTCGAGCGACCCGACGTAGTTGTCGATGCCCGCCGTGATGGCGGGGTTGATGGTGTACTTCGCCAGGTACCGTTTGATGCGGTGGTTGTCTGCTCCGGAGCCATCGTCCTGTGGCAGCGGGCCGCGCTGGGTCTTCATCTTCGAGGCGGTCTGCCACGTTCGGGCTATCAGCTCACCCATCCGCCCCATCGCCTGTGAGTCCGTCGCCATCATCGAGACCGCCCCGATGTCGTGCAGGACGTCCTCGGCGGCGATGGTCTCGGCGCGGACTCTCGATTCGGCGAACGCGACGTCCTCGGGGACGTCCGGGTTCAGGTGGTGACACACCATCACCATGTCCAGATGCTCCTCGAACGTGTTGTCCGTGTAGGGCATGGTGGGATTCGTCGACGACGGCAGCATGTGTTTCTTCCCGACGAGTTCGATGATGTCGGGTGCGTGGCCGCCGCCGGCGCCTTCGACGTGGTAGGCGTGGAGCGTCCGGCCGTCGATGGCGTCGAACGTGTTCTCGACGAACCCGCCCTCGTTGAGCGTGTCCGTGTGGATGGCCACCTGCACGCCGGTCTCGTCGGCCACGTCGAGACAGGTGTCGATGACGCCCGCAGTCGCGCCCCAGTCTTCGTGGATCTTGAGCGCGACGGCCCCGGCTTCGACCTGTTCGTGGATGACCTCCGGGCGCGAGGAGTTCCCCTTGCCGTAGAAGCCGACGTTGACCGGCCAGGCCTCGGCGGCCCGCATCATCATCTCTAAGTTCCACTTGCCGCTGGTGATGATGCCGACCGTCGAGGGACCGACGCCGCCGCCGAGCATCGTCGTGACGCCCGACGCGATGGCGTGGGTCGGCAGCTGCGCCGAGTTGAAGTGGACGTGGACGTCGATGGCGCCCGGCGTCGCTATCATCCCCTCCGCGGAGACGACCTCCGTGTTCGCGCTGACGACGAGGTCTTCGTCGACGTCGTCCATCGTCTCGGGGTTGCCGGCGTTGCCGATGCCGGCGATGTAGCCGTCCTTGATGCCGATGTCGCCCTTCTGGATGCC
This DNA window, taken from Haloarcula ordinaria, encodes the following:
- a CDS encoding urease subunit gamma; protein product: MKLTPKEQERLTVFTAAEVARRRKERGVPLNHPEAVAYISDWCIERGRDGQSVAEIRSGASQLLGRDDVMEGVPEMIDMIQVEPVFPDGTKLVTVHDPIRSDSVGAADAESEEAAADGGEEPGTDT
- a CDS encoding urease accessory protein UreF, with protein sequence MSDDATLESFRLADSFLPVGTYSVSYGLEQFVADGRVEDAADLEALLETYLRRQVGPADLVALRAAHSAACRGDLDAVCRADRRLSAVTLAAEFRESAQQSGDRLLSLQCEIRDEQFLETYAERVGDGDAPGNYAVVLGVATAIAGIDEREACLLSCHGFVTGLLGAAQRLLSLGHTDAQRILDALKPVMTAAIDDSADRAVDEMTPFAPLVDVLAAEHERAERRLFAS
- a CDS encoding urease accessory protein UreE: MLVAETRLGTRDDPDVAERLAETDPHHVVLSDTDRRRSRVRTTTEDGTDLGIVVADDLSDGDVLETADGGLVVVSLAEVDALVLDFAEADVSVTAAVELGHALGNRHWDLAVRETAALFPVTDSRERMEAALDGLLPDGVTVGYETVPPTTFDDATPDHDHDEGGHGTHGHTHDGHDHGHSDGGHDHGHTHDKHEHGHTHSVRPIDGGER
- a CDS encoding urease accessory protein UreD, producing MATDARADREPEERGESEDEKPTDAPHPAFEGYAAEVPPQAAVGAPGKDGVLELRFAPSEGGTRLVYDYATVPFHISGTLGHDPHPDVETVFLQSPTGGIAQGDRHDVTIDVEDGALAHVSTQSSTKVQSMDHNYAGAETTLSVGRNAHLDYVPEPTILHADSRYVQDLDVSLAPGATAVVSDIVVPGRLARGEAFAFERYLSRVRATGPGELLFEDTTHLVPDESDPHAPGVLGEYTVYGTTFVLAPDRDAAGLSDRLHEAVAEGEARAGASALPNGAGVGIRALGDRAETVQATLQAGWDCARRELIDAPAPSGRKY
- the ureC gene encoding urease subunit alpha, translated to MARDLSADEYASLYGPSEGDRLRLADTELVAEVETDHITHGDETVFGGGKTMRDGMGLKPGFTAEEGALDWVLTNLVILDPVMGIQKGDIGIKDGYIAGIGNAGNPETMDDVDEDLVVSANTEVVSAEGMIATPGAIDVHVHFNSAQLPTHAIASGVTTMLGGGVGPSTVGIITSGKWNLEMMMRAAEAWPVNVGFYGKGNSSRPEVIHEQVEAGAVALKIHEDWGATAGVIDTCLDVADETGVQVAIHTDTLNEGGFVENTFDAIDGRTLHAYHVEGAGGGHAPDIIELVGKKHMLPSSTNPTMPYTDNTFEEHLDMVMVCHHLNPDVPEDVAFAESRVRAETIAAEDVLHDIGAVSMMATDSQAMGRMGELIARTWQTASKMKTQRGPLPQDDGSGADNHRIKRYLAKYTINPAITAGIDNYVGSLEPGKLADIVLWDPAFFGIKPETVIKGGFPAYAAMGEANGSLMTCEPIEMRPQYGAFGSAPDVTSVQFVSQQAYDDDIGSKYDLSKMVMPISDTRDLTTDDFVLNTYSPTVDVDPETFTVEMDGERVTSDAASEIPLAQRYIL
- the ureG gene encoding urease accessory protein UreG, producing MSLTHRDVATVGVGGPVGSGKTSLLTELVPRLREAGLDVGVIANDILTQEDADRLRERFAGVVPEDLVAGVETGACPHTGIREDPSMNLQQIDAFLAEHPDLDIVLIESGGDNLAATFNPELADYSLYVISVAEGDDIPRKRGPGVVDCDLLVVNKTDLAPYVGADLDVMERDAREVRDGPYVFTDCKAKEGIDEVLQHVREGVLFA